In the genome of Variibacter gotjawalensis, one region contains:
- a CDS encoding outer membrane protein, protein MKKLLVTAFLATTALTSAQAADLGRPVYKAPAMVESYMTWNGFYIGVNGGIAAGDHTARITGIDGSLSLTSRGGFGGGQIGYNWQFSPNWVFGVEADVQGGSIESSVTANLGVLGALSVGSETTVFGTARGRLGYAMGNALWYATGGYAWGRNSVFLDAGALGNATVTKTHSGWTVGGGLEYAFAPNWSAKAEYLYVNLGSEPYLDLGLAAPAALTIKHDFHLLRLGVNYRFGGAPIVASY, encoded by the coding sequence ATGAAAAAGCTTCTCGTCACCGCCTTCCTCGCAACGACTGCTTTGACCAGTGCGCAGGCCGCCGATCTTGGCCGCCCGGTCTACAAGGCACCGGCGATGGTCGAATCGTACATGACCTGGAACGGCTTCTATATCGGCGTGAACGGCGGCATCGCAGCCGGCGACCACACCGCTCGCATCACCGGGATCGATGGCTCGCTGTCGCTCACCTCGCGCGGTGGCTTCGGCGGCGGTCAAATCGGTTACAACTGGCAGTTCTCGCCGAACTGGGTGTTCGGTGTTGAGGCTGACGTGCAGGGCGGCAGCATCGAATCGTCGGTTACGGCGAACCTTGGCGTCCTCGGCGCCCTCTCGGTCGGCTCGGAAACGACGGTGTTCGGTACGGCGCGCGGCCGCCTCGGCTACGCGATGGGTAACGCTCTCTGGTACGCAACCGGCGGTTACGCTTGGGGCCGCAACAGCGTGTTCCTTGACGCCGGTGCGCTCGGCAATGCGACAGTCACAAAGACCCACTCGGGTTGGACAGTGGGTGGCGGTCTCGAATACGCCTTCGCTCCGAACTGGTCGGCTAAGGCTGAATATCTCTACGTCAACCTCGGCAGCGAGCCGTACCTTGACCTCGGCCTGGCCGCTCCTGCTGCGCTCACGATCAAGCACGACTTCCACCTCCTGCGCCTCGGCGTGAACTACCGCTTCGGCGGCGCACCGATCGTTGCTTCGTACTAA
- a CDS encoding outer membrane protein, producing MKKILLVAMLATTAFTPAIAADLGRPVYKAPAAVAVPVTAWNGFYVGGNIGYGWGRFDADGVTGGGQIGYNFQFSPNFVFGLEADVQGADIKSGAVTTNLWGTVRGRVGYAFDNALVYGTGGYAWGRTELGALKDTRSGYAVGGGLEYAFAPNWSTKVEYLYVDLEGRAADFSVVRLGVNYRFPAAPIVASY from the coding sequence ATGAAGAAGATTCTCTTGGTCGCCATGCTGGCGACGACTGCCTTCACGCCCGCCATCGCTGCCGATCTTGGTCGCCCGGTTTATAAGGCTCCGGCCGCTGTTGCTGTCCCGGTCACGGCCTGGAACGGTTTCTACGTCGGTGGCAACATCGGTTACGGCTGGGGCCGCTTCGATGCTGACGGCGTCACCGGTGGTGGCCAGATCGGTTACAACTTCCAGTTCTCGCCGAACTTCGTTTTCGGCCTCGAGGCTGACGTGCAGGGCGCCGATATCAAGTCGGGCGCTGTTACGACGAATCTCTGGGGCACTGTCCGTGGCCGCGTAGGCTACGCTTTCGATAACGCGCTGGTTTACGGCACGGGCGGTTATGCTTGGGGTCGCACTGAACTTGGCGCGCTGAAGGACACGCGCTCGGGTTACGCCGTCGGTGGCGGTCTCGAATACGCTTTCGCGCCGAACTGGTCGACGAAGGTCGAGTATCTGTATGTCGATCTGGAAGGTCGCGCGGCTGACTTCTCAGTCGTCCGGCTGGGCGTGAACTATCGCTTCCCGGCAGCGCCGATCGTCGCTTCGTACTAA
- a CDS encoding septal ring lytic transglycosylase RlpA family protein, producing MLGGVSVLLANCAGTTSKSRGFSPSKYGVSASARVVEPGQPVPKGGGTYRVGRPYVIAGRTYVPSDRPHRSEGVASWYGDDFHGRLTANGEVYDMHAISAAHPTMPMPSYARVTNLKSGRSLIVRVNDRGPYHHDRVIDLSSKAAELLQFRGHGISRVRVEYVGPAPLEGSDDRRLLATVTDGRPAPAPSQVRIAAAKPFVPEVQERVSVRRTSTITEVEEEKFNPRDIRAILDRPYGTGVSAGRGLY from the coding sequence ATGCTTGGTGGCGTCAGCGTTCTGCTGGCCAACTGCGCCGGAACGACCAGCAAAAGCCGCGGCTTCAGCCCCAGCAAATACGGCGTCTCAGCCAGTGCACGCGTTGTAGAGCCGGGTCAGCCTGTTCCAAAGGGCGGCGGCACGTATCGCGTCGGCCGTCCCTATGTCATCGCGGGCCGCACTTACGTTCCGTCCGATCGCCCGCACCGTAGCGAAGGCGTCGCCTCCTGGTACGGCGACGACTTCCACGGCCGGCTGACGGCCAACGGCGAAGTCTATGACATGCATGCGATCTCGGCCGCGCATCCGACGATGCCGATGCCAAGTTATGCGCGCGTCACGAATCTCAAATCCGGCCGATCGCTGATCGTCCGCGTCAACGATCGCGGACCGTACCACCACGACCGCGTCATCGACCTTTCGTCGAAAGCTGCTGAGCTGCTCCAGTTCCGCGGGCACGGCATCTCGCGGGTGCGCGTCGAGTATGTCGGGCCGGCACCGCTCGAAGGCTCCGACGATCGCCGTCTGCTCGCGACCGTCACCGATGGCCGCCCGGCGCCGGCACCGAGCCAAGTTCGCATCGCGGCCGCTAAGCCGTTCGTGCCGGAGGTTCAAGAGCGCGTGAGCGTGCGGCGCACGAGCACGATCACCGAGGTCGAAGAAGAGAAGTTCAATCCGCGCGATATCCGCGCGATTTTGGACCGGCCCTACGGGACAGGCGTTTCGGCAGGCAGGGGATTGTACTGA